Part of the Musa acuminata AAA Group cultivar baxijiao chromosome BXJ3-10, Cavendish_Baxijiao_AAA, whole genome shotgun sequence genome, TGACAGCCAGAGCCCTAACCTAGTATGCTAATGTATCATTGAAGGTAATGATGTCGGAATGGTGGCCTATTATTCCACGCTCATTACAAAGTTTGAGACTAGAACTGTTTTTGCACCATGCATACTGTGTGATGCATACATGTCCAATGTCACAGCATTCCTTGGTATCTTTGGTAGATTGTGTGGATCTGTGCTGTCTGGCACAGCATTCCTTCTTGTGAGTTGTTAAACTACCTTCTCTTATTATGATTCGATACATCATTAAGGCTTTTAGGTGGCTGCCAAATTTTGCTTTCACTTGTGTTTTGCTTCTAATATTTGATCTATTGACTCCCCATCCGTACATTATTGGTTGTTGCAGGTTTTCTACGGTGTCAAAGTTGTTATTGCGAGTATACAACAGTACACTTCCTCTTTTTCAGGTAAATGCTTTGAAAGTTACATGGTCCCTCAACTGATTCTAGTAACACTATTTGTCTTGTGCTTCGTCTTAAAATATTGGAGTATAATATAAAAGTTTCACTAACTCCTTCTCATGGCTAGTGCTATCTGTTAGAAAGAAAGTGTAGGTAGGTTGGGACCATGAAAGATTTGGATTTGATTTTGGAATTGAATATAGATGTAATAAGCCACAAGACTATGGTCTGACTTGTGCCAGGATGGGGCTTTATAGTCCTCAGCCTAGATTCAGGCCAACCAGGCAGGTAAGGCATAGAACAAGACTTTTAGAATATAGAGGAAGAACCAAAATTCCATCCCCCAACGATTATTATTGGCTATCTTGGGGGTTGCTAGCTTGGAGGTGGCACCAAATGAATAAATATTGTGACCTATCTGAATTTAATGAAATTGAACTTTAATTAATAATCTGATAAGATAAGTTGACACTTGGTACCTCTGCTATCAATCACCCAGCTTATTACTTTTGGAAAATTAGCTTATTTCTATTGTATAACGCCATTGTGATGAAGCTGCTGTTTCATACTTATATGTTGAGGTGATCAGCATGTGGAGTACACTGTTAGCATGCGGCTTCTTATTGATTCCAGTGCATTCTGTTAAATTCTTTTGCTCTTTATGTTGTTCAAACTGATTTGTTTGCAAATGTTCTTTTATATCCACCCACATCAATTCATATGATATTGATTTAACTACATTCCATCTTAACCATGAATGTCAGGCTTCCATGAGTGAGATCTACGGAGGAAAATTACGGCTTTCTGTTATTCGTGAAAAGCCTGGTGAAGAATGAAATTGCTGTTTGTTGAACCATTGTACTTCAGGGTTCACTGCATCTTGACATTGATGCTTGGTCCTTGTGGGGGGTTCACAGATAAAATTTTGGTTTTGTACATAGCAAGCACTTCTTGGTTTTAATAATGTATATATGCCTGGCAGTGAGATACCGAGTGATCCAAAAAAATATGAAGTAACAAATAAAAGGTATTTTTTTAatgctcttctttcttcttttttcttgttgaGGCTATGTAATTGCTCTTCTAGATTCTCTATTGATGTCACCGGCATGCTTGAGATGTACACTTTAAAGCATTGGCAGTGAAAATGGACCATGAAGTCATAATAAACTCTAATCATTATCCCTTTCTGCAGGAAACAATGGAGGAATTGCGTTGATCTGTCATAGTTGATGCGTCAATTATTTGTGGCAGCAACTACAGTTGGTAGCCTGGTTTGTTCTATAAGAAAATAGAAAGATAATTGGCTGATGCCACACCAGTATCCAGTAGCACAGTGAGATCTTGTGGCCCAACAACGTCATGACAGTCCGATAAATCCGGTTCCTCTTTTACATGAAGTTGGCTACATATGATGCATATATTCAAGAACTTACGTTTTTAAACATTTTAGAGGACAGACACTTACTAACTAATTTGTCGTCTCCAAAGTTTGATACAACTGAGGACAAATGTTTTTTGTGCTGAActgtttatattatattattaatgagGGAAAAGGATTCATGTAGCGGACCTAAGCTTGGGGCAATGTTGCTTCTTGCTGTTAGCCTTGGCTGTGGTTCCCTGCAAGCGGAAATGCCTGCAAGTTGTAGATGTAGGCAAAACCAAAAATTACTAAGTAGCAATTGCAAGTATAGTTGTTCGGAAAGCATGTACAGTCATGTAAAGTAAATAAGAGCAGAGGGGACCAAAATGAGGCGATAGAGGCAACATATGAAGAAGATATCTGATAAGTCATCATTTGTTTTGGTCGTTGTGAGCCTGTGTGAGCCTGTGGACTTGTAAGGAATTACCTGTTTTGGGTTTGATCTCacaccattttttttttgttgttgatcTCAAAAGGTGCATTTGAGATAGAGGTGATTCAGGTTTTTAAAGTTTTTTTAAGGGCTTAATTTTCTTACTAAGTTATCGAAATTGAGAAATGAACCTTTAGATTGTGATGAAAACAATGCTTAAACAGCAGAAAAGCATATATCTATATAGCTCTTAGGGAATGGCTTCCAATGGTGTTTGCTTGAGCAGGATATATCATCTATAGGAAGGATTGGTGGGTTGCATGTCTCCATCGAAAGAGCTAATATCTAACCACACGGTCATAATTGGACAAAAGAATTCCACTCTTCTAAGACATGAGAGAATCACTGGTGTCTGCCGTGCCACATCCTTATCAAGTGTTTGAAGGGACCTTTCTTAGCTGGAGAATAAGAACGAACTCTTGATTGAGTCCGAATAATCACCGATCTGGTAGCACTTGTACTATCTTACTTTTAATAGTCACATGTATACAGGATACAATCTTAATAAATTCTCTCTTTTTTCGTTGTCACAGACACTGACTACTGATCATGTTTCAGATTCTCAGTATCGACGGCTAAAGTTCAAATAGGATCTCCACATGGTGAGGCTCATCCAGAAAGTGTCTCCACGGAAGGCAGATGAAGAAGACTTTCTTCTGATATCAGGTGCCACTGCCTCGAAAAATCTGCCGATTGGCATCGGTAATCCAAAGAACATCCAGTAGAACACAATGAACTCTTTCCACTCTTCTTATCATATAGCAGTGTGCGACATGTAGAGCCAAGGAAACAGGAATCTAATGCATAGAGTTAGCCATGAGGCAAGAAGTACGAAATGGGGCCGTCTTGGATTTGACCCTCGTTCTGACAGGTACATTGCTTTGTGAACGCCCTAAATATCTGCTTGTCACCTTCCTCACATTACATTTCCCTGAGCAGATTATAGCCGACCACATGCCGCAGCTTATTCAATGTCACCTCAAACATCCCCATCCATGGATAGATGACAATTTGGCTTTTCTTGGTGATGGCTTTTCTTTATTATATTAGATGAAGAGGAAGCAACCAAATAGCGGAAATGAtttgcttttatttatttatttatttatgcttctCTTTCATCATTCATCAGAGTAAGAGCCGTCAACCTCTACATCAGCCAGCAGCCATCCGCCACGCATATCTCGAGAAAGGTGCGTCCAAGATTCCAGCTTCCGGCCCTACCGTCTCGGAATCCTGCTTCAGGTAGGCGGCCGGGAATCTGACCTCTCTTATCGTCATCGCTATTCCATGAATAGAAGTGTTTGATGAAATGCCTCGCAGAGTTTTTCATAACATTGCATGAGTCGAACATCTTCCTTTGTTGCACTTTGAATGGTCCATAAAACGCACACCAACATCTTCctttattctttttatttctttattcCTCTGAAACAAAAACTTATCCCTGTTTCAACGAGGATGAGGTTGTGGTGTGATTTGTTTGGCTGTAAGCtttccacctctctctctctccctttcggATTGAAGTTTTCTGACACTCATCCACCCAACCCACTGCCACCATCTTGTCAAAGATAGcctacaaataaatgaacaatTTGCTCTCTTTTGGACACAACATTAATACACCCATCTCAAAGTATATATgtacaatatatacatacatgagtACTTACCTTATTCTCTCATGTGGTCAAAATCATGTACACAGCTACTTGCCTTCCTTCTTTGCTTTCTTACCGTATGCAGCTTTCTCACCGTTGCATTCTTGCCATCAGAAAGTTCTATATAACAAGCCATACAACACTGCTACTGCTCCGGAGagcttcttccttttccttctcttcacCGTCtctgctctctttctctctctctttctccctcgTCATGGCTTCGGctgtcatcctcctcctcctcctcctcttggcCTCGGCGGCGGCCGCCTCCGACTTGTACATCGTGACCGGCGGCGAAGGGAACGGAGCGCAGGCGTTCGGGCGGAGCGACGAGGAGGTCCGGTTGTTGTACCAGGAGTGGGTGGCCAAGCACCGGCCGTCCCGCAACGCGCTCGAGAACGAGGAGCGCCGGTTCGAGGTCTTCAAGGACAACCTCCGGTATGTCGACGAGCACAACGCGGCGGCCGACCGCGGGGAGCACGCCTTCCGCCTTGGCCTCAACCGGTTCGCCGACCTTACCAACGAGGAGTACAGGGCCAAGTTCCTTGGCCTCCGGGCCAGCGCCTCGTCCCGCCGCAGGAGGGCCTCGTCCGCCGGGAGCGACCGGTACCGGCTGAGAGCCGGCGATGACCTGCCGGATTCCGTAGACTGGAGGGAGAAGGGCGCTGTCGTCGGCGTTAAAGACCAAGGCAGCTGCGGTAGGTGCTGATAACTACTCTTCTTGCGCTGACTTCCAACTATTTGTTCTTTGTTCTTTAGTCCTCAAGTCTCATCATGATATGCAGCAAGCATCAACTTAAATCTGACACAAGAAGCATGGATTTTGATCAAATGAAGTTAAAGAACAGTTTATTTTGTGGTCTAATTAGAGTTTATAAAGATTGATCTGTTCATTTCTTTTGTGAAGTTCTCAAAATTTCCCCTTTCCTTGTGTTTAAACTTTTTGTTAGAAAGCATATGATTTTGCTCATGATGACATAAATTTCTAAAAGCTACCGGACTTATTAGCTGGATTTTTAGATGATCTTCCGCTACATCACCTTCCTTTGTGTCAATTTTGCTAACTCAGGGGATTTATTTGCTGCTAGTGTTACACAAGTCACAAGTGTGTGAAATTAAGTttgatgatgaggaagaagagaagtgaGAAAAGAAACAATCACGGATTTACATGCTGATGATGTAGTCTGTTCTTCTGATCTGACGGTGTTATAGGGAGTTGCTGGGCATTTTCGACCATTGCTGCTGTGGAAGGCATCAACCAGATCGTGACCGGTGACCTGATATCTCTATCGGAGCAGGAACTGGTGGACTGTGACACCTCCTACGACCAGGGCTGCAATGGCGGCCTCATGGATTATGCCTTTGAGTTCATCATCAACAACGGTGGTATTGACTCCGAAAAGGACTACCCATACAAGGCCCGAGATGGAAGATGCGATACTTACAGGGTGACTTGTTGATTGTTCATCTGCCACTATTGTCGTCTCTTTGGTTTCCTTTGCTTTTTTGTGGATGGTGTTCTAACCATGGTTGGCCGTGCATGCGTCATGCAGAAAAATGCACACGTTGTGACAATTGATTCATATGAGGATGTTCCAGTTGATGATGAGAAGTCTCTGCAGAAGGCTGTTGCTAATCAACCAGTTAGTGTTGCTATTGAAGCTGCTGGCAGGGCATTCCAATTTTACGATTCGGTAATGATGCTGCAAGATAATGGAATTCTTTTAAAATTTTGTTGTCATTGCTTGAAGAGTGATCATTTAGTCCAATACCCATAAAAGCATGCAGTTTTATCTGATCATCCTTGATGTATACTTCCACATTATGATGAATTAAAATATAACTAGATCGAAATTTTTTAGCTCTTCCAGTTGAGTAGGTCAAATTTTCTGCATGGGACTCATGATGTGTTTCTTCTCTAGATATCCTTTTAAGTGGAAGAATTTTGTGTGCTGCTTGAAATTACAGTTAAAGTGGACGAAAGAAATGATCCTTTTTGAGGATCTATGTTGATAATTTCATCTATAATGATTGATATGGAAGGTACTGCAAATGTTCTTTGAAAAATGCAATTGTTTGCTTTTCCATAAACAACACAAATGCATTCGCTGGCATGGCCTGAGAATTACAATTTTATCAATTGTGAATTCGAATCATGGTTCATAGCCTTCTTGAAAATCTATGAGTGATTAAGATGATGTGATCCTTGCAGTGACAAAACAGGTTCCATTTAATGATGGCATGAACTTTCACTGTAGTTGTACAAGATTCTTTAGAGTAGAAGTCCCTACTTCTTCAATGCGGATCTTCCTTTTGGATAAACCTTGCTCTTCATTTTTTTCAGGGAATATTCACTGGGTCTTGTGGGACTGATCTAGATCACGGTGTAACAGCAGTAGGCTATGGCTCTGAGAATGGCAAGGACTACTGGATTGTAAAGAACTCATGGGGTGAAGACTGGGGAGAGGATGGGTATATAAGGATGGAACGTAATATTGCATCTTCCACTGGCAAGTGTGGTATCGCTATGGAGGCTTCATACCCGATAAAGGAGGGACAGAATCCACCAAACCCAGGGCCATCACCACCTTCCCCTGTCAAGCCACCGACCGTCTGTGATGACTACTACACCTGCGAAGAGAGCACCACATGCTGCTGCGTCTACGAGTATGGAAAGTACTGCTTTGCTTGGGGATGTTGCCCTCTTGAGGATGCAACGTGCTGTGAAGATCACTATAGCTGCTGTCCCCATGACTACCCCATCTGCAATGTTCAGGAGGGCACTTGCCTACAGGTAACACCCTATGCTCAAAATTCACTGCCATAAATTTGCTCTGCAGACATTATGATTCAAGATCAGGGCCTGGAGCTGGTGATTCATCATGAAACACAGCATGTTTTGCTTGTCCTGATATTTACTATGAGAACTTAATACTGCCTTAATGTATAAAAACATTCAAGGAGCctgtttatgttgctgtaaagtgTTTTGGTATTGATGTTTTAGTGTCTAACTTGTCTATTTGATTTTATTAACAGAGCAAGAACAGTCCACTAAGTGTGAAGGCTTCGAAACGCACTCCTGCAAAACCCTACTGGGCTAATTCTGGCTCCGAGGGCAAGAAGAGCAGTGCATAAGGAAACATTGAGAAGGTGAGGAGTGAAAGTACAAGTTGATCACCAATTATGGCTATCCTTGCCTTCAATATGGACTTAAATCTGCAACAAGTTGCTGCAATGCTTATTCAAGATCTGATGCTCATGTTTATGTCTATAATCTCAGATGTTGGACTAAATAGATCATGGACCAACcgaatgatgattttacattgccTCACTTTCATTATCATGTAAATTATATGAAAAGGATTCCAAGTATCTTGGCTATAATTTTTCTCCATGGTCTTCATATTTGTAGTGATACTATTAACATATAATGATAGCAAAGTTGTTCTTGTTACTTAAATGATCGAGTTGCATTGTGGCATGGTTTTGACTCTGTTATTGTGTGCTTGATCTGGAGACAATGATAAGCCAAGATTGTTGAATCTGCTAAATTTTATCCCAAGTTGCTGACTTTGTTCCCTATAGTTGCTTGCCTGCATAGCTTAATTATCACTTAGGTGCATGCTATAGCCACCAGAATTGTTTAGTTATGGTTCTATATTCTTAAGCTGCACAATTTTAGTACTTCAGGCAATATGGAGATGTCCAAAGATGATAGAAGATGTTCTTCAAGTTATATTGGAGAAATATAGTCATAATGACAACAAAAATATATTCCTTGTCCTTAATCATCTTATCTCTTGGTTCTCAGTAATGCATGTCATATTACAAATCTGCTGCTTATActgaatcatgaaaccttttaatTTAACTCCTTGGGAAGCAACTTTTCTTCTCAATGTAGGATATGGTGCACATTAGCCTTCTTTTgcctaagattattcatgaatttctaTCCGATATTGAGTCTGATATTTCAGAGATTGAGTCTGATATTTACATACATCAAGCTTGTTCTGAGATAAATCCACTGCTCATTCTGCATCATTAAAACCTTTTGAGCTCCTAGCATTACAACTTTGCTGTTTAATATAGGATATGGGATGCATAAGCCTTTTTCAGCTATATATGTTTTCATGATATTCCATCTGATTTGGTTTAGAATCTTCAACCTGAATCATGGCATTTCAACTTTGTATTAGTCAAATACTACAAAGCAGTTTTGTTCATGAACTGCTTCCTACAAGCATCTTCAAACAACAGCAGAACCCTCACAGattaagaacatgcatgtatattATTTAGTCTCATCACTCTTTCTCCATATGAGCTCCAAAGTGACCATGGAACTGGTGATTTGGTCAAGAGGTAGAATGTCATTCTTTCTCTTCTTGGATAAACTCTTGCATGGATCCTGTTCATATGTTCCATGATACAATCCATCAGGTTGGAATCTTTCAGCTTGACAGGGTATGTGGCAATGCTCTCACTGCAAGTCCAGTGAAGTGGATAGTGGCCTTGCCCTCATCAATAATGTTAACATGGGCATGACTACAGCATGTACATCTCTTTCAACCACTAGTTGGAGAGGAATTGAGATCTCTTTCAACCACAACATTGTGATTCCATGTTATTGTACAATTGATGTATCTCAAGTTAGAATTAATGTGTGTTAACTGTCATATAATATTTAATCCTAAGTTAATAATGCTACTTCATCTAACTTATATGTACTGTTATAATCATCCTTTGCTTTCATTACCAATACTATGTTATAATCATCCTTTCATTAATTTGACCTAAAATGCTAAGGCCAAGTTTATAATCTGATATATGCCTTTAGGGCAATATCATTGACCACCCATTCTGCCTGCTCGATTCCCAGTGTATGGATCTTCTCCAAGAATTGCATGGATCCAGCTATTCCATCGAAAACGGTAGATGAGATCAATGGTTTAAGATTGGGCGACACATGATCTAAcgatcaaaaaataataatactgaAATTTTCTTGGGTCATTTACAAATCGAGTCTGGAGAAGATCCAAAACCAAACCTCAAGATCCAATCGACCGAAGTAGAGCAATAGCTTACTCGATCAAGTGTACTCACGAATCTACATGTCTTTTGATTGGTGCTGACAAATATGTCGAATTAGGAAGCTGGTAAGATTCAGGGTACATTGAATGGGAATATGTTCATACCTCGATCGGACAAATCTTACTCGTCGGCGATCGCCAAGGAGCAGCCGTCTTCTTGTCCGGCGTCGGCTGGTCTGGCAACGTCCGCGCCGCATTCCTTCGCTCCGACGATGCTGTCTACGGTGACCTCGACGCTGTCTTTCCTCGTCCTCTCCGCGCCCGTCATCGCCGCCATCAGGGCCGTCTGAGGGCTCGCCAAGGA contains:
- the LOC135651677 gene encoding oryzain alpha chain-like isoform X2, with protein sequence MTIWLFLSKSRQPLHQPAAIRHAYLEKGASKIPASGPTVSESCFRKFYITSHTTLLLLRRASSFSFSSPSLLSFSLSFSLVMASAVILLLLLLLASAAAASDLYIVTGGEGNGAQAFGRSDEEVRLLYQEWVAKHRPSRNALENEERRFEVFKDNLRYVDEHNAAADRGEHAFRLGLNRFADLTNEEYRAKFLGLRASASSRRRRASSAGSDRYRLRAGDDLPDSVDWREKGAVVGVKDQGSCGSCWAFSTIAAVEGINQIVTGDLISLSEQELVDCDTSYDQGCNGGLMDYAFEFIINNGGIDSEKDYPYKARDGRCDTYRKNAHVVTIDSYEDVPVDDEKSLQKAVANQPVSVAIEAAGRAFQFYDSGIFTGSCGTDLDHGVTAVGYGSENGKDYWIVKNSWGEDWGEDGYIRMERNIASSTGKCGIAMEASYPIKEGQNPPNPGPSPPSPVKPPTVCDDYYTCEESTTCCCVYEYGKYCFAWGCCPLEDATCCEDHYSCCPHDYPICNVQEGTCLQSKNSPLSVKASKRTPAKPYWANSGSEGKKSSA
- the LOC135651677 gene encoding oryzain alpha chain-like isoform X1; this translates as MICFYLFIYLCFSFIIHQSKSRQPLHQPAAIRHAYLEKGASKIPASGPTVSESCFRKFYITSHTTLLLLRRASSFSFSSPSLLSFSLSFSLVMASAVILLLLLLLASAAAASDLYIVTGGEGNGAQAFGRSDEEVRLLYQEWVAKHRPSRNALENEERRFEVFKDNLRYVDEHNAAADRGEHAFRLGLNRFADLTNEEYRAKFLGLRASASSRRRRASSAGSDRYRLRAGDDLPDSVDWREKGAVVGVKDQGSCGSCWAFSTIAAVEGINQIVTGDLISLSEQELVDCDTSYDQGCNGGLMDYAFEFIINNGGIDSEKDYPYKARDGRCDTYRKNAHVVTIDSYEDVPVDDEKSLQKAVANQPVSVAIEAAGRAFQFYDSGIFTGSCGTDLDHGVTAVGYGSENGKDYWIVKNSWGEDWGEDGYIRMERNIASSTGKCGIAMEASYPIKEGQNPPNPGPSPPSPVKPPTVCDDYYTCEESTTCCCVYEYGKYCFAWGCCPLEDATCCEDHYSCCPHDYPICNVQEGTCLQSKNSPLSVKASKRTPAKPYWANSGSEGKKSSA